One Phaseolus vulgaris cultivar G19833 chromosome 11, P. vulgaris v2.0, whole genome shotgun sequence genomic window carries:
- the LOC137830941 gene encoding albumin-1-like: MGFVRVAPLALFFLATSILVMFSMKNIEAVDCSGACSPASHEPPCGSSDCRCFPVIAPFVGTCYHPTALSSSVAKMIDEDPNLCESDEECIKKGTGNFCARYPNHYVDYGWCFNSGSDELKGFLAMPTAISK; this comes from the exons ATGGGTTTTGTTAGAGTTGCTCCTTTGGCTCTCTTCTTCCTTGCCACTTCCA TTTTAGTAATGTTTTCGATGAAGAACATAGAAGCTGTAGACTGTTCAGGTGCTTGTTCGCCGGCGTCGCATGAACCACCGTGCGGGTCAAGTGATTGTAGATGTTTCCCTGTAATTGCACCATTTGTTGGTACCTGCTATCATCCAACTGCACTTTCATCATCTGTGGCAAAGATGATAGATGAAGATCCCAACTTATGTGAATCTGATGAAGAATGCATCAAGAAAGGAACTGGAAACTTTTGTGCTCGTTATCCCAATCATTATGTGGATTATGGTTGGTGCTTTAACTCTGGTTCTGATGAACTTAAAGGCTTTTTGGCCATGCCTACAGCAATCTCCAAGTAA